Proteins encoded together in one Verrucomicrobiota bacterium window:
- the xylB gene encoding xylulokinase, translated as MLYIGIDSGTQSTKSIVVDLASGQIIASAQQTYSFIPGLPPGHLEQDPQIWLDAVDATIQACVQQVGSRKNELRAIGVSGQQHGLVVLNDANEVVRPAKLWCDTSTARQCDEIIEEFGGSAALIKLVGNTMLPGWTAPKILWLKENEPDNYASVRSILLPHDYINFWLTGEKRMEYGDASGTGLMDVKSRRWCEPVLEFIDPGLHDKLPSLGSSRQAVGLLRENLRKQWGLDVSPVISAGGGDNMMGAIGTGNVQPGVVTASLGTSGTIYAYSTEPIIDPEGEVAAFCDSTDKWLPLICTMNVTVATEHARKLFGWDVQTLNHQTEAIPAGAAGLLFLPYLTGERTPNLPNGSGVFHGLTPTNMTPAHFGRAAMEGATLGLAYGLNRCRSLGIRPAEIRLTGGGSKSRVWRQICADVFRVPVVCLTTAEGAALGAALHGAWIDQLINRKSGNLAELLSPVVKPDENSRALPNPATADQYQEVYARFKGLTQRLASGGYL; from the coding sequence ATCCATCGTGGTGGATTTAGCTTCCGGACAGATCATTGCTTCGGCGCAACAAACGTATAGCTTCATCCCGGGGCTGCCTCCAGGCCACCTGGAACAGGATCCCCAGATTTGGCTGGACGCCGTCGATGCAACCATTCAAGCCTGCGTGCAACAGGTCGGATCCCGGAAGAATGAGCTGCGCGCCATCGGCGTAAGCGGCCAGCAACACGGCCTGGTCGTTTTAAATGACGCCAACGAGGTGGTCCGTCCTGCCAAGCTCTGGTGTGACACCTCCACCGCCCGGCAATGTGACGAGATCATCGAGGAATTCGGGGGCAGCGCAGCGCTGATCAAGCTGGTCGGCAACACCATGCTGCCAGGGTGGACGGCGCCGAAAATCCTCTGGCTCAAGGAGAACGAGCCGGACAACTACGCGTCGGTCCGAAGCATCTTGCTGCCCCACGACTACATCAATTTCTGGCTTACCGGCGAGAAACGGATGGAATACGGGGACGCTTCCGGCACCGGCCTCATGGACGTGAAATCCCGGCGCTGGTGCGAGCCCGTCCTGGAGTTTATTGATCCGGGATTGCACGACAAGCTGCCTTCGCTCGGTTCTTCCCGCCAGGCGGTCGGGCTTTTGCGCGAGAACCTGCGTAAGCAATGGGGTTTGGACGTTTCACCCGTCATCTCGGCCGGCGGCGGCGACAACATGATGGGCGCGATCGGGACCGGCAACGTGCAGCCCGGGGTGGTCACGGCAAGCTTGGGGACCTCGGGCACGATTTACGCCTATTCAACCGAGCCGATCATCGATCCCGAAGGCGAGGTCGCGGCATTCTGCGACAGCACCGATAAATGGTTGCCGCTGATCTGCACCATGAACGTCACGGTTGCCACCGAGCATGCCCGCAAGCTGTTTGGCTGGGACGTGCAAACCCTCAATCACCAGACCGAAGCGATTCCGGCCGGCGCCGCCGGGTTGCTGTTCCTGCCGTACCTTACGGGCGAACGCACGCCTAATCTGCCCAACGGCTCCGGCGTTTTTCATGGCCTGACTCCGACCAACATGACCCCCGCCCATTTCGGCCGCGCGGCCATGGAAGGCGCCACGCTCGGCCTGGCTTATGGCCTTAACCGTTGCCGGTCCCTGGGCATCAGACCCGCTGAGATTCGGCTCACCGGCGGCGGCAGCAAAAGCCGGGTCTGGCGGCAAATTTGTGCCGATGTGTTCCGGGTGCCGGTGGTCTGCCTCACCACGGCCGAAGGTGCCGCGCTCGGCGCTGCGCTCCATGGCGCCTGGATCGACCAGTTGATCAACCGCAAGTCCGGAAACCTTGCTGAGCTTTTGAGCCCGGTCGTGAAACCTG